The genomic stretch CCCGACGGAGTTCGGCGGCGCGCTGCTTGATCACCGGTTTCGCGACTTGCGGCATGCGTGCGGCCGGAGTGCCAGGGCGGGGCGAGTAGGGGAAAATGTGCCCGTGGACGATGTGGAGCTCGCGGATGATGGAAAGGTTGGCCTGGTGCTGTTCCTCGGTTTCCGTCGGGAAGCCCGCGATGAGGTCGGCGCCAATGGCCACTTCCGGGCGCGCTTCCCTGATCCGTGAGACCAGTCGGACCGCATCGCCCCGATCATGCCTGCGCTTCATCCGCTTCAGGATCAGGTCGTTTCCATGCTGCAGCGAGAGATGGAGATGCGGCATGATGCGCGGCTCTGTGCAGATCAGCTCGATGAATGCATCGTCGATTTCCACTCCGTCGAGCGACGACATCCGCAAGCGTTGCAGTTCTGGAAAAGCGTCGAGCACCGTGGCAACGAGTGTCCCGAGACCCGGTTTTCCGGGCAGGTCTTCGCCCCAGCTGGTAACGTCGACACCGGTCAGGATGACCTCGCGCGCGCCGATTTCGAGGTGCTGTTCCACCTCAGCAAGCACCTGGGAAACGGTCAGGGACCGGCTTGTCCCGCGACCCTGCGGGATGACGCAGAATGTGCATGAGTGGTCACACCCGTTTTGCACCGCGATGAAGGCACGGGTGTGCTGCGGCACGACCGGCGCGGCGTCGACAGGCACATTCCACGCCCTGGGATCGAGCTTGGCTTCATTTGCAATCAGCCCGTCCACCTCCGGCATGGCAGCAATCTGCTCGCGCTCTACTTCGGCTGCGCATCCGGTCACCAGCAGGCGAGCATCTGGATACTGCTTGCGCGCCTTGCGGATCGCCTGCCTCGTCTGCCTGACTGCCTCCGATGTCACCGCGCAGCTATTGACCACGATCGTCTCGGAAGCATCGCCCAGGATCGCGCGAATGCGTTCGCTTTCCGCGATGTTCAGACGACAACCGAGCGAGACGACTTCCGCCCCGCTCACGCGAAGTCCGACCATTCGAAGGTCCCGACAAAGCTGAGCGTCGCAGGCCCGGTCATCAGGATGCGGTTGTCCTTCGTCCATTCGATCTGCAACGGACCGCCGGGGAGGGCAACCGTGACATTTCGCTCGACCAGGCCGCGGCGCATCGCTGCAATTGCCGTCGCGCAGGCTCCCGTTCCACAAGCGCGGGTCAGGCCGACACCACGTTCCCAGACGCGCAGGCGAATGTTGGTCCGGTCTTCGATCGTCGCGACATTTACGTTGATACGATCGGGGAACAGCGGGTCGTGTTCGATCTCAGGTCCCAGCACATCGAGTTCGACCACATCGGTATCATCGGTGAAGAAGATCACATGGGGATTGCCAACGTTGACTGCCGCAGGGTTTTCCAATGGGCCCCAGGCGACCGGCATCGACAGCGTATCCATCGCATAGGCCAGCGGAATGTCCTGCCATTCGAAGCGAGGGGTTCCCATATCGACCCGTGCGCCGCCTTCTGCCGGTTCAAGCGCGATCAGACCCCCGTCAGTAGCGACACGCGCGCTTTCCCCATGAAGCAAGGCAACGGCGCGGCTGGCGTTGCCGCAGGCTTCGACTTCGCTGCCGTCGGCATTGAAAATTCGCATGCGGAAATCGCTGTCGCCGCTCTCGTCGTTTTCGAGCAGGATCAGCTGGTCGCACCCGATACCGGTCGTGCGATTGGCGAGTGCCGCTGCCACGGCATTCGTCAATTCGGGCAATCCTCCGTTCCTGTTGTCCAGGATGACGAAGTCGTTGCCTAGTCCGTGCATCTTGGTGAAGGAAACGCGCATAGCGCGCGAGGCTCTATTCGGGTGTGTCGGGCGCGTCCAGCCCTAGCGAGCGGCTGACCGGCTGTCAGGCCTCTGCCGCACGCGGAGGGTGGCTGCCGCCATCTGGCAGCGCTGGTGCTGCGTGACGGCCGTCGTTCGCCGCGAGCAGGCCCAGCATCTGGAGGCGCTTTTTCACCTGTTCGGCCGATTCAGGGCGTCCGTAAAAATATCCCTGGCCCTTGATCCGGCCCATGCGGCGCAGAACGTCCAGGATATCCTTGTTCTCGATACCTTCGGCAGTGATCGGCATCTGCAGGCCCTTGCCGAGCGTGACGATGGCATCGACGATCGTCGAGGTAACATCGTCGGTCCCGAGTTCGGCGATGAAACTGCGGTCGATCTTGAGCCTGTCGAACGGCAGCGT from Altererythrobacter epoxidivorans encodes the following:
- the dapF gene encoding diaminopimelate epimerase, with amino-acid sequence MRVSFTKMHGLGNDFVILDNRNGGLPELTNAVAAALANRTTGIGCDQLILLENDESGDSDFRMRIFNADGSEVEACGNASRAVALLHGESARVATDGGLIALEPAEGGARVDMGTPRFEWQDIPLAYAMDTLSMPVAWGPLENPAAVNVGNPHVIFFTDDTDVVELDVLGPEIEHDPLFPDRINVNVATIEDRTNIRLRVWERGVGLTRACGTGACATAIAAMRRGLVERNVTVALPGGPLQIEWTKDNRILMTGPATLSFVGTFEWSDFA
- the mtaB gene encoding tRNA (N(6)-L-threonylcarbamoyladenosine(37)-C(2))-methylthiotransferase MtaB — encoded protein: MVGLRVSGAEVVSLGCRLNIAESERIRAILGDASETIVVNSCAVTSEAVRQTRQAIRKARKQYPDARLLVTGCAAEVEREQIAAMPEVDGLIANEAKLDPRAWNVPVDAAPVVPQHTRAFIAVQNGCDHSCTFCVIPQGRGTSRSLTVSQVLAEVEQHLEIGAREVILTGVDVTSWGEDLPGKPGLGTLVATVLDAFPELQRLRMSSLDGVEIDDAFIELICTEPRIMPHLHLSLQHGNDLILKRMKRRHDRGDAVRLVSRIREARPEVAIGADLIAGFPTETEEQHQANLSIIRELHIVHGHIFPYSPRPGTPAARMPQVAKPVIKQRAAELRRAVSEVRRPWLEGLVGTPLSVLAESDGCGYSQQFARVALPEGTAPRTIVSVTPTTLEEGLLS